A single Drechmeria coniospora strain ARSEF 6962 chromosome 03, whole genome shotgun sequence DNA region contains:
- a CDS encoding phospho-2-dehydro-3-deoxyheptonate aldolase, with amino-acid sequence MLGGQANCPTFTATALGRQSTGDQRQSMASEQKPGWTPASWRSKPIRQAATYPDQAKLGKVVNELSRLPPLVHPNEILALKAHLRDVARGRAFLLQGGDCAELFDYCEQGAIESKIKLLLQMSVVLIWGLNKPVVRIGRMAGQYAKPRSSPTEMVDGKEIPSFRGDILNGYHVDERDLDPNRLLKAYHFSAATLNYIRTAIASGIADLHRPLDWGLGHVKDPVLKEKYSAIAGSIQQTLRFLQVINARPGELETVELFTSHEGLLLEYEQPLTRLLEGPPPMPGPPPSSRAPSRAPSPVADGPAAKKEYFDTSAHFIWIGDRTRQLDHAHVEFFRGVANPIGIKVGPSTPADDLLHLLRTLNPECEPGKITLITRYGAGKVGDLLPRHIRAVEDSEYRRCVVWQCDPMHGNTLSTPTGIKTRRFNDIYRELQESLRIHKEQGSYLGGVHLELTGDAVTECLGGSEGLGEDDLSTNYTSFCDPRLNEKQALELAFLIADHFSQEQKKETR; translated from the exons ATGCTCGGCGGCCAGGCCAATTGTCCCACGTTCACCGCGACGGCACTTGGTCGACAGTCGACAGGCGATCAACGGCAATCAATGGCATCTGAACAAAAGCCTGGCTGGACGCCAGCCTCGTGGCGCTCAAAGCCCATCCGGCAGGCGGCCACGTACCCAGACCAGGCGAAGCTCGGCAAGGTCGTCAACGAGCTTTCTCGCCTACCCCCCCTCGTCCATCCCAATGAGATTCTCGCCCTCAAGGCTCATCTGCGAGACGTTGCCCGCGGCAGGGCCTTTCTCCTCCAGGGTGGCGACTGCGCCGAGCTGTTCGACTACTGCGAGCAGGGTGCCATCGAGTCCAAGAtcaagctgctgctgcagatgAGCGTCGTCCTCATCTGGGGCCTCAACAAGCCCGTCGTCCGAATCGGTCGCATGGCCGGCCAGTACGCCAAGCCTCGCTCCAGTCCGACCGAGATGGTGGACGGCAAGGAGATCCCAAGCTTCAGGGGCGACATTCTCAACGGATaccacgtcgacgagcgagacCTGGACCCGAACCGCTTGCTCAA GGCTTATCAtttctcggccgccaccctcAACTACATCCGCACGGCCATCGCTtccggcatcgccgactTGCACCGGCCACTGGATTGGGGCCTGGGCCACGTCAAGGATCCCGTGCTCAAAGAAAAGTACTCGGCCATTGCCGGCAGCATCCAGCAGACCCTCCGCTTCTTGCAGGTCATCAACGCTCGGcccggcgagctcgagacgGTTGAGCTCTTCACTAGCCACGAAGGCTTGCTACTCGAGTACGAGCAGCCTCTAACAAGGCTGCTCGAGGGGCCACCCCCGATGCCTGGCCCGCCACCAAGCAGCAGGGCACCGAGCCGGGCGCCTTCACCGGTCGCCGATGGCCCCGCAGCCAAGAAGGAGTATTTCGACACGTCGGCACATTTCATCTGGATAGGCGACCGCACGCGCCAGCTCGACCACGCCCATGTCGAATTCTTCCGAGGCGTCGCCAACCCCATCGGCATCAAGGTTGGGCCCTCCacgcccgccgacgacctgctGCACCTCCTCCGCACGCTCAACCCGGAATGCGAGCCGGGAAAGATCACCCTCATCACCCGCtacggcgccggcaaggtcGGCGACCTTCTTCCCCGCCACATTCGTGCCGTCGAAGACTCCGAGTATCGCCGCTGCGTCGTCTGGCAATGCGATCCCATGCACGGCAACAcgctgtcgacgccgacgggcaTCAAGACGCGCCGCTTCAACGACATCTACCGCGAGCTGCAGGAGTCGTTGCGCATCCACAAGGAGCAGGGAAGCTACCTCGGTGGTGTCCACCTTGAGCTCACCGGCGATGCCGTGACCGAATGCCTGGGCGGCAGCGAAgggctcggcgaggacgacctaTCGACCAACTATACGTCCTTTTGCGATCCCCGCCTCAACGAAAAGCAGGCCCTCGAGCTGGCCTTCCTCATTGCCGATCACTTCTCTCAGGAGCAGAAGAAGGAAACGCGATGA
- a CDS encoding Aldose 1-epimerase family protein, whose amino-acid sequence MVDRPNKPTALVKTPGLPPQPQVTISQDNTRVTASLHTGESIEVLLYGATVLSWKDCAGDEKLWLSETAKLDGSKPVRGGIPIVFPLFGPPNASHAATSSLPQHGFARNVRWEFLGKSTSEGSSSNVKLDFGLSSEGIDEATRSLWPYSFGLLYSVTLDRESLNTTLVITNDGNEPFEIQTLFHTYFRVQDIASVQVGGLEDASYTDRVGGTKTEAGTSSPLTIAGETDRVYQLTKDSKKAIVISDGGEPRFNIFRDNLDQAVVWNPWDAKSAAMADFSPKDGFKRMICVEAGSVQGWQKLDKGDAFEGAQTIFLP is encoded by the exons ATGGTGGACAGGCCCAACAAACCGACTGCTCTGGTTAAGACGCCCGGGCTCCCTCCGCAGCCCCAAGTCACCATCTCGCAAGACAACACTCGTGTCACTGCCTCACTCCACACAGGCGAGAGCATCGAGGTGTTGCTCTACGGTGCCACGGTGCTGAGTTGGAAGGATTGCGCCGGTGACGAGAAGCTTTGGCTGAGCGAAACTGCCAAGCTCGATGGTTCCAAGCCGGTTCGGGGAGGGATTCCCATCGTCTTCCCG CTGTTTGGCCCCCCCAACGCGAGCCACGCTGCCACGTCCAGCCTCCCCCAGCATGGCTTCGCCCGAAATGTTCGCTGGGAGTTCCTCGGCAAGTCCACCAGCGAGGGTTCCAGTTCCAACGTCAAGCTCGACTTTGGCCTGTCATCCGAGGGTATTGATGAAGCCACCCGTAGCCTCTGGCCCTACAGTTTCGGCCTCCTTTACAGCGTCACGCTCGACCGCGAGAGCTTAAACACCACCCTCGTGATCACGAACGACGGGAATGAGCCGTTCGAGATCCAGACCCTCTTCCACACATACTTCAGAGTTCAA GACATCGCCTCCGTCCAAGTCGGCGGGCTTGAAGACGCGTCATACACCGACAGAGTCGGCGGCACCAAAACCGAGGCGGGGACATCTTCGCCCCTCACCATTGCCGGTGAAACGGACAGAGTCTACCAACTGACCAAGGACTCCAAGAAGGCCATTGTCAtctccgacggcggcgaaccCCGCTTCAACATCTTCCGCGACAACCTCGACCAGGCCGTCGTGTGGAACCCCTGGGATGCCAagtcggccgccatggccgattTTTCTCCCAAGGACGGATTCAAGAGAATGATTTGCGTCGAGGCCGGTAGCGTTCAGGGGTGGCAGAAGCTGGACAAAGGAGATGCCTTTGAAGGGGCGCAGACGATTTTCCTTCCCTAA